The genomic segment CTGGAAGGGAACCCGTTATCGTTTGACTCCATCAAATCTTCGCTTTACGTTCGACACTCTGCGTCTATGCATCTAGAAGCTTTTTCGCTGCTGCAAAGTGTGCGTTCTTGTCGTTCGCGGATCTGCGAACGGCACTTCCGTGCTATAGCTCCTGTGCCCGATACCGCCCCGCGCCGTGTGTAGAATTTGTGTGACGCAAGTTGCTTTGTTACGTCCACTTTGCTCACCCTGGCTGTTTCAAGGGCAACTCTCGCCTGTGCTCGGGATGTGAGGTGTCGCCGCTTCGTTGAAAACGAAAAATGGAGGCGGCTCTCCACTGGAAGGCACCCCGACTGctggtttctctttctctgccccTTCGCCGCCGTCCACCACTTCCATGACACACGCTTCACCCGCCATTCGTAGGTGAGGCCAGAAACAACTCTGGAGTTCCTGTGTCTGACGAGGAGAGGTATCGGCGGGCGGCGGAGCGACCAGGCGGAGAGTCCTTCGAAAGCCGCCCAGCAGGCAAAGAGCGTCAGACGCgtccgcgtctccgtctgcgaGAATGGCGGATCCGCCAACGCGAAGGAAGGGCCGGAGCGCCCACGACTGGGAAGAGAGTCTCacgagcgacgaggagaggggagacgcagacgcagacgaggcaggcccccggaggcgcgagaagcgaaaagtGATTAGCCGAGACGCTTCAGGATTGCGCAGTGAACTCTGGTGGACTACCGGATTTGGCCGACCCCACGAGGAAATTCGTGGACGGGTGGCTATTCACGAGCGACAGGACGCCGCTGACAGATCCCCATGGCTGCTCGTTCAACTCTCGCGGCTAGTCGCCCGCCCCTCCGCTCTCCTGGGTGTGCAGGACGCGCTCGATGCTCAACTCGCTGCACTCTACGACCTTCAGCTCTCGCGCATCGAGGCAGAGATCGGTAGGCGACACCCGCCAGGAGACGtcgaagcgagagagcgggAGAAGCCGGGGAAAAAGCGTGAtgcaggaggcagagactcTTGCCAGTGCTCGTCGCCGTCGCGGACACTCCCTGGCCAGCCGCGCCCGGGGAACGCCACCGCTGGGTCGCCCGGCATCGCTTCAGACGCTTTGTCCAAAGACCATCGAAAGGCGCAGGACGGCTCTCCGAGCaccgagaggcgagacagtgCCCCCCCTCCCGATCTCACGTTCCTGTCAAGCCAAGTCGACTTGCCGTGGATGTGGAAACTGGCCAAATCCCCATGGGACTTCGCAGCGCTTCCCGACGAGGCTCTCGCGTTCATGCACTCGACGGCTCAGCGCGCGGCGCGTTTCCCCCCGTTTGCGGAGGCGTGGAACTTGTGTCTCCGCGCGACGCTCCACCTTCGCATTCGTGAAGACTCTCCAGATCTGAGCTCGCCGCGCAGGCACTTTGCGTGCTCCTTCGCGTCGCCCGGCCTCCAGGGCTGCTCGAAGCCTCTTGAACTCCACCACGCGTTCTTTccaagagaaggcgagcacggactctccttcttcggtgTCCGTACCCTCGCGGATCCGGCGAAAACTGGCAGGCAGTCTGTGTCTCGGATGGCGTCCGAGCAGGGTGGCTCACAGTTCTTGTCGGCTGGTCACGAAGCGCGCTTTGCCCGTGGATGCGTGGGTGTAGAGGCCAACGCGGGAGGCAGTGTCTGCGAGTCTGTGATCTCCATCCCAGGCATGCGCACGCGTCTCCTCCGAGTTCAATCCTCGCTGCTTCGTGCAGCCGCTAGCCTCAGGAGCAGCAGTCGAGACCAGGTTTCTTTCCTGGATGCGCCGGAGTTGTGCGGTCCCTCGGAGGACGCGGACGCGTTTGAGGAAGACTCGGAGTCTGACGACTCCAGCAGAACCTCGGTCGCTTCCCGAGACGGATTCCACTCGGGCGTGGACGCAGGGAACTCTGCTGAGTCGATCGACGGCCCGATCGCGATTCCGTGTCAATTTGCGCCGCTGCTCTTGCGCCCAACCGCGTACGTACCTGAATCGAGTCTCGTGCCGGCGTTGCGAGTCGCCCGGGTGGTTTCTACCAATGCGGAgactgcttcttcctcgcgagagaggaactggATGGCGGCCTTCCCGAATCCCCCAGGGTACGAACTGGTGCTCGTTCTGAATCTGTATGCATCCTGCGTCGCGCAGTTGCCAGAGAGGCTCAGCGGGGAGGAGGTTCCGCTACCCGTCCACGTCGCATGCACGGTCGTTCCTCTGAGTCGGCGAGAGGAGGGGGATCGAGAGGTCCTGCCCTTCTGCGAAGCTCTCAGAGTTCCCTTCGACCTCCCCGTCTTCCTGCACCTCCGGCGCCTCGAGTTCGTTCGCTGCCGCTCTGAAGGGACGCTGGGCTTCAAGATCTGCAGGGCTGTCGCTCACAGTGCGGGaggcaagagaaaagaaaacgcagaagacgtCCATGAGTCTGGAGGTGGGGAACCGGGACCCTCGGTCGACGCGTACTGTGACGGGGGATTTGTGGGCGGGTGTCTGATGTCAGGCCGAGGTGCCGCGCCGCGGTTTGCCCTCGACGGCGGACGAGTCGTCGACTggggcgacagagaagggaaggagaaagtcGCCGAGTCAAAACAGGGATTCGGCCCAATGCCACCCTTCCCACCTGGCATGGTCGACGAGGCCGGCCGCTTGAAAAAGGCCAAGGAaacgggaagagaagaggacgacctcggcggcgacgagaagaagcaggacaggggggagacgaaggggagtTCAGCGGCGTTGGactcgaagaaggcgaagagtgtacggagagagaaggagaggaaacgccggAAGAAGCGCGTGCAACAGCTCCGGAAACTCCTTAAAGAAAAACTCGGCGAAGACGCCTTCGACCTCTTCGAAAGCAACTTCGAGGCGTCGTCACACGACGGCAGCAGCTCTGAAGACACCTCGCGACAccttggaagaagagggcgCAACAGAGTCTCGgattcttcgtctccacgaTCACCTTCAGACGCGATGTTCGGCGACACAGATTCAGAGGCTATTGGCTTCCCTTGGCTGGGCCGCGAAGGCCACAGAGACCGAGCGCCGTGGAGCGAGGCTGGTCGGAGACAGTCGGGGTCTCACGGTGAGAGGCAAAAGTTCGAGAAATCCGAAAGAGACATCGAGCCTTCGACGGACGTCGATGACGTCAGTGGGCGGGAAAGCCGCACGGACGCCTCACCGACCGATCCGTCGCAGCTTTTCGATTTCGACGGAGTCGACGGTTCGCGCCTGGTCTCTACGCGCGACATCAGTCCGagctgttcttctccccgcgTCGACAAGGCTCAGACGGCCGAGGAGCAAAGACAGGCGGAAAACCAACGACGTCTCGAGCCGCTCATTCTCTCCGTTGAAAGCTTTATAGATGAACACGGAcgccttgttttctctcgggggaagacggggagacagaaggacgTCGGGGGAAGCGAATCAGCTGGGGGTCCGAGGCGGCAGGAGCAAGCGAGTGGGCGAGACACCGTGTCATCCAGGGCGCCTGCTTCGGCGACAGAATCGGGAAGTCAGAAGGCCAGGCGGCTGCTGGCGGCAACAGCGAGCGACAGGGAGATCGGGAGACTGGGCCTcccgcagaagaagaagcctccAGGCTACGAGACCGCCCAGACACGCCTTTGCATGCAACTTGAGCAGCTTGCTCGGGGCTTCGCGGCTTCGGAGCGAGACGTGAGCGACCTTCGACCTCAGGCGCGAAGCGGAACCAAACTGACaaaaggggagaagcgaTGCGTTGACATGggcgagaacgagggagacaggcaggAAAGCATTCGCCTGCCCCTGTCCTCCAACCTCCCTCTCCTGGAAGTCGAGTGGAAGGGCATCCGAAGGAGGgtggggaagaaggcgacggaggcCAGCGAGGACGCATACGGAGGAGACTTTGACGGGGAAGAACGCGACGTACACCGCAACCGGTTTCTCGCGCCACTCTACCTCGAAGGACAGTCATGGGAGGAACAGCAGAGACTGCTCGACtgtctggagaagagaaactcgaagGAACGCCGATGGGTCCAAGCCGCTAGCCAACGCCTGGCTGCCGGgctggaagagaaacgaggagaagaaagagagaaacacagagagaagggaaagagagaagaaagagaagagagagaaaagagaagaattgaccagagggaggaaggagagagagggcacAGGCAAGAGAAACCTGTAGGGGTAcgcgagaggggagagaaacgagagaaacagcgagagaaaggagagaaatatccagagaaagagacacctatagagacaagagagagagaacacaaaCGGGAGGAACTGAGGAAAGTCGAAATCaggatgcagagacacagaccgACTTCTCCACTTCCGCGGCTcactcgcgtttctcttcgaccTCACCCAGACAGTGTTCGGGCGGTCGACAAGACAAAGTAGCTCACCACCGTTCCTTTGTCAATGCAGTTTTTAGGAGAAGTAGGCTTTTTCGATTCGTCTCATCGAGGACTGTGTGTTACGAAGGGATCAGGCAAAGTCCGgggcttctctgttttcgctgtctctacGTTTCTCCCGTGTGTCTGCCTCCACTGGTCCAGACCTGCCATCGGAAAATGCGTAATCTTGGCTTTTTGCTTCGCGcttctgtgcttctctctgtctcttctctgcgacaGAACGGGGCTCCTCTGTGCTGCCTGGTCTGCTCGCTTTGCTTCTTATCCGGTCGCTCCCTCTTGGTGCAatgctttctcgtctgtgcGTTCACCGGAGTTTCTGGCcgacagaaacgagacacTGGCGGCGAGAGATGGCACCAAGAATCTGCCAATAATAtattttcgcttctctgcacgCGTCCCCGACGCGAGGGGCGCCTGCGAAAAATCGGTTTCTATTCGGACAGCACTTGGTCCACGGCCCACGATGCAGGCTGTAGAAGCGAGATGCAGGAGACTCGCATTTGTTCAAAAAGCGAGAACGCGTTTCTGGAGCGACCAGAATTGTGTGGAGCTACGCAGATCCATGAGAAGACACGAGTCAGGTGATGCACAGCTCCGAAACTCTGCAACGGGTGTCAGACCGCCCAGACAAAGCAAAGACACACATGCAAAAGGGTGAAAAACTAGGAATCCGCAACTCGTTTGAGTGCTGGTGCTCGTTGGGAAACACTCCCAAGAATTCGAGTGTCTCACCATCATGGCGTTTTCGGAATTATGCGCTAGCGTTTCGTCTGCAttcggttttctctcgaagaaCTCAAGGAAAAGCTGAGTTCTGGACTTGACAAGCCAAAGGAAACTGCTCCAGGAAGACGCTTCGTCTCTACGGAAAAAATGAATTTCTCTATTCAGTTTTCGTTATAGCCTGACAGGCGGGTTGCTGATGAAACGCACCACCGTGTCGGGGACTtctgtgtacatacacaaatACCAACTGATTTTCACCAGAAAAAACATATGCATTTATTTTCTAATCACTCGTATATATGTGAGCACACTGATATATTGTTCtcataatatatatacatatatatatttacaagCATAGTCATATATTCTTCTAATCATACATCTCTATATGTCCATCTATATACAtggatacatatatatatatatatatatatatatatacgcatatatcATTGCACAGTTATACATTTGTTGCCAAATACTTATATAGAAGCATAAATGCATATTTCTCTGTACATGTGTACATCGAAGTGCTCGGTgaaaatatgtatatatacagatgcaCACTCCTACATTTATGTGTTCCTGTAAGTAAATACACGCTGAAGCATGTTTACACATACACGCTTGCATTCCCGCATATACACATGCGAACActcatacatacatacatatatatatatatatatccatattcgtatatatatatatatatatatatatatatatatatgctttaTTAATCCAGATACTGGAACGAAGGTGAGGGGGAGAAGTGCGTGTTTTCTGGTTTGGACTTGTCTCTGATTCTTCTGTCGAAACGCAAATCTCTGAAGATTCCCATCGAACCatggaggcgaagaaacagtTTGGTCACCGCGGTGGGGTGTCGGAGCGCGACGTCCACTCTGCATTCTTCGAGGGATATCCCAGTCTCTTTGTCGAAGCGAGGTTATTCTTTCTTACACTCCGGGTCGCGACAGGGAAGAGAACACAAAGCAAAAAGCCAGCAAGAACAttgctttcttcgctttttacTGAAGACTCGAAGCAGACAGAGTacctcctctttccttttctttgccCTGTTGTGGGCTTGCAAGTCGTCGACGGCGACGCCCGGGACTTCACTGTGTCTCGATAAACTTGGATTTTTCCCTTGACAAATTGTGCTTCCATGTCGCCaactctccttcttccctctgacACATTACTGTCACCTGAACGAGAACCTCT from the Toxoplasma gondii ME49 chromosome IX, whole genome shotgun sequence genome contains:
- a CDS encoding hypothetical protein (encoded by transcript TGME49_264980) yields the protein MADPPTRRKGRSAHDWEESLTSDEERGDADADEAGPRRREKRKVISRDASGLRSELWWTTGFGRPHEEIRGRVAIHERQDAADRSPWLLVQLSRLVARPSALLGVQDALDAQLAALYDLQLSRIEAEIGRRHPPGDVEAREREKPGKKRDAGGRDSCQCSSPSRTLPGQPRPGNATAGSPGIASDALSKDHRKAQDGSPSTERRDSAPPPDLTFLSSQVDLPWMWKLAKSPWDFAALPDEALAFMHSTAQRAARFPPFAEAWNLCLRATLHLRIREDSPDLSSPRRHFACSFASPGLQGCSKPLELHHAFFPREGEHGLSFFGVRTLADPAKTGRQSVSRMASEQGGSQFLSAGHEARFARGCVGVEANAGGSVCESVISIPGMRTRLLRVQSSLLRAAASLRSSSRDQVSFLDAPELCGPSEDADAFEEDSESDDSSRTSVASRDGFHSGVDAGNSAESIDGPIAIPCQFAPLLLRPTAYVPESSLVPALRVARVVSTNAETASSSRERNWMAAFPNPPGYELVLVLNLYASCVAQLPERLSGEEVPLPVHVACTVVPLSRREEGDREVLPFCEALRVPFDLPVFLHLRRLEFVRCRSEGTLGFKICRAVAHSAGGKRKENAEDVHESGGGEPGPSVDAYCDGGFVGGCLMSGRGAAPRFALDGGRVVDWGDREGKEKVAESKQGFGPMPPFPPGMVDEAGRLKKAKETGREEDDLGGDEKKQDRGETKGSSAALDSKKAKSVRREKERKRRKKRVQQLRKLLKEKLGEDAFDLFESNFEASSHDGSSSEDTSRHLGRRGRNRVSDSSSPRSPSDAMFGDTDSEAIGFPWLGREGHRDRAPWSEAGRRQSGSHGERQKFEKSERDIEPSTDVDDVSGRESRTDASPTDPSQLFDFDGVDGSRLVSTRDISPSCSSPRVDKAQTAEEQRQAENQRRLEPLILSVESFIDEHGRLVFSRGKTGRQKDVGGSESAGGPRRQEQASGRDTVSSRAPASATESGSQKARRLLAATASDREIGRLGLPQKKKPPGYETAQTRLCMQLEQLARGFAASERDVSDLRPQARSGTKLTKGEKRCVDMGENEGDRQESIRLPLSSNLPLLEVEWKGIRRRVGKKATEASEDAYGGDFDGEERDVHRNRFLAPLYLEGQSWEEQQRLLDCLEKRNSKERRWVQAASQRLAAGLEEKRGEEREKHREKGKREEREEREKRRIDQREEGERGHRQEKPVGVRERGEKREKQREKGEKYPEKETPIETREREHKREELRKVEIRMQRHRPTSPLPRLTRVSLRPHPDSVRAVDKTK